Part of the Equus caballus isolate H_3958 breed thoroughbred chromosome 5, TB-T2T, whole genome shotgun sequence genome is shown below.
aaaTCATAGTGATCacttttgtaatatatataaatgtcaaatcactatgttgtatgcctgaaaataatataatattgttTGTCAACTACactccatttaaaaaaagtaaaaaataaaaagttatgtcctgaaaaaaaaaagaaggctaaGGGGAAGCTCTTTTGTGCATCGATATGGAGTGATCTTCAAGACACgctattaaaagagaaaagtaggTACAGAATATGGTATATAGCATGCTATTATTTGTGTaaataatggcaaaaataaactatttttccttcatatacataaaatatcATGAGGAGGATCCATAGGAAATTAACACATTATCTCTGAAGAGGGCAAATAGAAGGGTGGGGgaccagagggagagaaaggatttTCATAGTTCACTATAttataccttttgaattttgaaacatGAAAATGgatagtttattaaaaaatattacattaaaaataaaaagaaaaggaacatgtCTGGAAAGAGACAGATATTTGCAAAACCAGACTACCTGAACAGCCCTTACCTCTGGAAAGAAGCAGTGGGAAACAAGGCAGTGTCTAGGAACTTCtggcattttttttcccttaggtaatgtttgaaaaaaatttgcatttattacttttataatgataattttaaaatgttgactcAAAAAACAAATATGGAACACAACAATATTCTGGCCAAATAAAACTTATCTGTAGACTAACTGGATCTGTAAACTGCTAGTTTAAGGTGTGTGAAAGGAACATTTAAGGACATCAGATTAACAGAGATAATGTGGGCAATAAAGCCAGACAGACCCAAGGTCTGTGGGCTGCAACTCCCTGAATCTCCCTGCCAGGGACTAGCTGGCCACGGGGACTCAAAAACTCTACTGTCCAATGGTTAAGTTGCTCTTCTCTTCTGAACAGCATTCATATTTGTCCTGGGTGAGTTTGCCTTGGGTtgctcctctttctctgcttccataGATGATCCACTTCTTCTGACAGATGCATTTTTTCTTAGATAGGTTACTGGAGAAAGTCAGGTAACAGTCAAACCTGTGACTCTCTAGTGACTGCATATTATGCTCTCATTAATCAGGTGTTTGTCTTGCATTTTGTTTTGAGGGGTAGGGGAAAGGTTAACTTCTGAATTCCTGGAGGGAGCACACTATGGCCCTCAAGTACTGACATCAGTCTTAATCTGCTTTCATTTTACCCTGCCCTGCACCTTGCGCTGAATTTCTTTTCATCAaatcaactctctctctctttttctgtctccagtTTAACCCATACAGCACCCTCTGTTCTGACGAAAGCAAAGTATGGTATCTCCATTGGCTTTTTTCTCTGgtctctattttcaaataatccTGAGGACGTACTCAGGCCAAGGAGGGGAGCAGTCCTTCTCCCAGGAATCAGGAAAAGAGACATTTATCAAGTCTTTGCTACCAGTGCATGGCTGGAGTTATGTCTCCATACCATTTGGTATTGCTGCTGAAGGCTGGTCCAGCATGGTCCCATGGATACATGTCTCCTCTGAAGTAACTGCATGCTGGTCCAAGTCCCTGCACAAGCCCAAGTGATGCCCCACACTTAGATTCCAAGGTTATGGCCCTCTTAGTTCACAATCACATGCTAGGTCAGCGTTGCCTAGAACATTTTGCCAACATGGCTGGACCTGAGAGCTTTAATCTCTATCACTGTGCCAGAGCCAGTACTCTTCAGCCAAACTTGTGTTGAGCCTTGGTCAGTGGCCTAGGTGCCCCCTTTCCTTCTAGTGAATTCTCTTATGGACTTTCCTGCCAGTTGGCCATAGTCCACTCTACCAAATTTCCCTAAGTTCAGACTTTGGAGAGTAGGGAGtatgatttccttctttcctcttaaaAGGTCCTTGAGATGATGAtgagcatcatcatcatcatcatcatcatcatcatcatcatcgtgtGTTATGTATTAGTTTCTCATGACTGCCATACAAAATTACCACAAAttaggtggcttaaaacaacagaaattgattctctcacagttctggaggttagaagtccaaaatgaaggtgttggcagggctgtacTCCCTCCAAAGACTCTGGGgagaattcttccttgcctcttccagcttctggtggttccaGGCAAGTGTTCTTTAGCTTATGGTCACatgactccaatctctgcctccatctccacgTGGCCTTTTCCCTGTCtccctgtgtcttctcctcttctgtcttttgtAAAGACactttgtcattggatttagggctcacttggataatccaggatgaggTTATCTTGAGATTtgtaacttaattacatctgcaaagattttttttcccaaataaggccacattcataGGTTTCAGGGGTGAGGACATTGACATGTCTTTTTCAGGGCCCCTTTTAGACCCTCCAGatgttattttatagataaggaagttTGGGCTGAGAGAGATTAAGGGATTGACCCAAGGCAAATTAGTCTCCCTCTACCACAGAGCTCTGCCCGCTTGAGAAGGGCAGCAGATTTTATAAAACCTCCCACACTAAAATGTCCTGTTAGACTCTTATCGTAGGACAATTGGTTCCTGCTGGCCTTATATTTGCATAACTAAAGGGACCTCCTAGAATCACCTCTAAGAGTTATTCTAGTTTTAGGTTTACCTTACCAAGCATCATGATATTATATGACATCATAAAATTATGGCCAACTGTCTTAAGGACATTAGATACTGGAAAATTGATATCCATGGCCTTATTTTAATCAATGAATTCAACCTGTCTCTGTCTGACTATGGTAATCATTTCCCCGAACAGGAACGGTACAAACTGGCTTGTGTTTCACCCTTTTTATTATTCCCAACTCACCCTCACGTGCCTATTGTGGAATGCAAGCGCGAGAAAGCTGAAAAACAGGGaggtaaaataatataaagtCTGAATCATAAACGTCTGTATAAAAGATTTCAAATCTCCTGTGAGGGGGCGTCCACCAGGCTTTTTCATAGTTCAGCTCAGAGATGGTTCTGTGGTTGTGGAGCTGGCCTCGTAGGGATTCTTCACCAACTTGGCACACCGAAAAATCATCACTATTAggaacagaaacagaagaacaacaAAGGCAATGGCAAAGCCTTTGTCTACATCAACGCTGCTGGGCAGGCTTGAATCATCCATGGGAGCACACACCTCTTTATACTGGTTCAGCTGTAGCTACCTCCTCAGGTATATCTTCAGATTTGTCATATTCCTAGACAAAAGAGGATAAAACAAGTTTGTTggtttgtatgtgtatatatgggtTTTCTTAATACTATGTGGACACCAGGGGGtttgcaaggaaaaaaaatttattttaaaagcgcTATGAAACTGATTAAGTTAGTATAGGTGACTTTCAAGATATACACACAGATAAAAGCATTAAATATCTAGAGAATTACTCCAAGGCAATACATGAGCAAATATGTATAACTCAGAAATCCATTGAAGCTTCCTTTTCCTGCAAGATCCAGGTAAAACTGTCTTGAATATCCCAATTCTCTGTTAAGTCCAAATCCTTCTCTAAGATTTTTTCAAATTCTCAGAGTACTTATTGTAACTAATTTGTTGTTGAATCTTAACTTGCTGGATATGAacataaaattgttttatcttttctaatCACTATGTTTAACTCTGCTGTCATTCCCATCTCTTAGTGAAAGATCAGGTACATCACCGAAGTGATCAATTTTAGTTATTAAAATAGTCTctcaaaacaatattgaaaagaacaaagtcagaagactcccacttctcaatttcaaaactcactacaaagctacagttagtaagatagtgtggtactggcataaggatagacatatagatcaacgaaatagaattgagagtccagaaataaactcatatatCTATTGtcaactgatttttatttatttatttatttatttatttttgctgaagaagattagccccaagctgacatctgtgccaatcttccttgattccgtatgtgggttgctgccacagcatggccagtgagTGGTGCATGTCCGCACCTAGAATCTGAATCCCTGAACcgaggccaccaaagtggaatgtgccaaatTTAATCACTACActgtgggccagcccccatgtcaactgatttttgacaagtgtgCCAACGCCattcaatgagaaaagaaaacaaatggtgctgggacaagtgggtagccatgtgcaaaagaatgaagttggacctttacttcacaccatatataaaaattaactcaaaatagatcaaagacctgaatgtaagacctagaattataaaactcttagaagaaaacaaaggagtaaatcttcataactttggatttggcaaaggaTTTTTAGATATtatatcaaaagcacaagcaacaagagaaaaaaatactatataaattggacttcatcaaaatttaaaacgtttgtgtttcaaaggacactatcaagaaagtgaaagttgaaagacaactcacagaatgggagaaaatttttgcaaataatatatctgataaagaacttgtatctagaatatataaagaattcttacatcTAAATAATAAGAagtcaaataacccaattaaaactggggagccagccctgtggttgagtggttaggtttgcatgctctgctttggccgcccagggttcggctggttcagatcctgggtgcagacctgagCACTGCTcgctgggccatgctgtggcagcaccccacatagaagaactagaatgactcacaactaggatatacaactatgtactggggctttggggagaaaagagaaaaaaaaaaagaggatgactggcaacagatgttagctcagagccaatcttcctcatcaaaaaaaaaaaaattggcaaaggatctgaatataCATTTCTCTAAGGAAGGTTCACAAATGGCCAAttagcacgtgaaaagatgctcaacgtggTTAGTCATGGGGAGTTACTAAGCAATACAATCAgtcataaagtttcagttaagtaagatgaataagctctagaaATCTGTGATGTGACATTGTACTTATAGTCAATGATAATGTATTGtacagttaaaaattttttaagagggtagatttcatattaagtgttcttaccataataaaataaaacttttgaaaaagaaagaaggaaaagaggttGGCAGAGGTAGCCTGTGGCaacagagaagaaggcagagtTGAGACTGAATTGATCaaggaggattttttttcctgagggcCAGATATGGACCCCACAGATAGGGACCAGCCTGGGGGTCATATGGAAGAGGATATGACCCAAGAAGACTCCCTGAAGCTACCTTAACAGAAAGTGGCTAGAGGCGAACTTGGATTCAGCATTGTGAAGACCAGCCAAAAGAAGGACATGACTCTAAGAGATCTGCAGTTAGATAATCCTAAAGAGGGAATTTATGAGGAACCCGTGGAAAGCACATCATGAGAGAAAGAGCTGTGAACATCTTCCAagcctagagagaaaaaaatgccaatagatttgttttgaaaaatggTTTAATGGATCTTTTGGTAACACACAGAGAAAGCTAAAGTCTTGTTTCCTAGAAGATTAATTGGGTTGATGAGGAGCTAAATTGTTCTGTGAAACCATATCAAGAATTGTCTCCATGACAGGCAGAGTTGTACCTTGACAGAAAGTTGGAAGGAAGTGGTCCTAAGACTGAAGATGAGAGAAAAACTAGGGGTCCTCCTGATGGCTGAAAAATGTGGGAAAATTGGTAGATACCAATCTTAAGGCATATATCATTTACATATCTATTACGTTATTCATGTGCCTTATCCTTTCTACAGTGGTCTTTGAAAGCAGGATCATGTGCATTTTTGTGTTCCACATTTCAGTGGCTTCTCACTCCTTACATCTGTTAATATCCTTTGGGGCCTATTTCCAAAATCTCACTCAAATCAATTcccttttctttatctctgtgGCCATCACTATACTCTAGGCCATCAAATGCCAGACTCCTGCAAATACTCTCTGATTTCCTGAAAACACTCTTATTCCTCTCCAAACCACAATCTTTCTTCTATGCTAATTTACACCCATGCTGGCTTCCCTATGGCAGCAAGAATGGCTCCAGCAAATCCAGACCTCACATATTCCCCCTTcatgttttctcctcttccccaattccagaggaaaaaaagaacactttttttttttttttaaagattggcacctgggctaacaactgctaccaaactttttttttttctttctgctctatctccccaaacccccctgtacacagttgtatatcttagttgcaggtccttctagttgtgggatgtgggacgccgcctcaacgtggcctgaagagtggtgccatgtccgcgctcaggatccgaaccctgggccactgcagcggagcgcatgaacttaaccactcggccacggagtcGTCCCCAAAGAACACTTTTATAACAGTCAGGATTCTTGTTTGCAAGCAACAGATACAGAGTCTCCCTTACTTAAGCAGAAAAGGTATTTATTATAAAGAGATCAGATAGCTTCCAGAATCAAGTAGAAGGAGAAGTGGTTTTATAAGACAGGCAGAAAGCAAGAGAGGCCAGGCATTGGGAACCATAGCCAAGGTCAGCACAGGAAAAGTCTAGTTAGGCCACTGCTGGCACTGGACACTACCACCACCAGTCACTGCTGTTGCCAAGCTCTGCTGCTACCATCATTGGATATTGCTGCCTCTGCCGTGCCTGAATTATAAATTGTGTTATCTTTGTGGGACTTGATATTCCAGTCCCTGGTTGGAGCATCCAACTGTCAAGGCTGAGTCACACATCAGCACATTAGCCACCATGGGGTAGAAAAGGGAATATTTGGTTTCTCTAGGCTTCTGTAGTGAGAATGAGGTTCTGCTTCTCACAGATTCACATAAAGGAAGACTTGCCTCAAATAGGAAGGTTTTTGGATTTTGGGCAGACCCAAAATGACAAACATCTATTTTTTGGTCTTGGCCCCAATCCAGCTGTGTGTGGTTTATAAGAGCTTTACCTAAAATTTAAAGGCATGGGAAGACTGAAAGTAAAAGGTTTACAAAAGGGTACAATAGGTAAATACTAAGcaaaagaaaactgaggtgctgtatcaatatcagacaaaatagaccttaagACAGAAGCATTATTAGGGATAGAGAGGATTGAAAGATTACAATAAAGGGTAAAATTCAGTGGGAAGATGTAACAATTCTAAATTGTAGGCACCTAATAAAATAGCCtcaagataaagaagaaaataataagacTGTAGGgagaagttgatttaaaaaaaaacgcCATTAGTGGATAgtaaacacattcttctcaattaTTAATAGGTCAACTAGGCAAAAATCAGTGAAGATATTGAATATTTGAATAACACAATTAACAAGTTtgatttattgaacatctatagAACCCTGCATCCAACACTTAGCAAATCCATACTTTTCCACCTATTGTTTAATCCcatttgagttgggttttttgggggttttttggctATGTGAAACTAAAAGCATCCTAATTCCATGTATTAAGTCCCTTTCTTCTTAAAATAGCTAGAAAAGTTTCTGTTCTCTGCAAATAAACCTTAACAGATAGAAAGACCAAGTTGAATTTATTCCAGGAGTGCAAGAGTAGTTTACATTAGAAAATCTGtaaatgacacacacacacacacacacacacatacgtattgggagaaga
Proteins encoded:
- the CTXND2 gene encoding cortexin domain containing 2, yielding MDDSSLPSSVDVDKGFAIAFVVLLFLFLIVMIFRCAKLVKNPYEASSTTTEPSLS